The genomic interval CATAAAACAAATTTTAAAGAGCGAGAGTTTGATATTGTGAGCGCATTTGAAACGCTGTATTTTTGGAAAAATTTGGATGCGTGTTTTGCTGAAATAAAACGTATTTTAAAGTTAAACGGCCTGTTTTTTATATTTTTAGAAGGCACCACAAAAGAAACGCTAAATGAATGGAATAAAAGCGTAGAACTTGCAAATATGCTTACTTGCAACGAATTAGTCGAAATTTTACAAAGAAACGACTTTAAAGATGTGGAATTTTTCACATTGGAAAATAGCGAAAAATCATGTTTTTTTGCTTATAAAAAGTAAAAAATCAAAATTTTGAAATAGTTATAAATGTTTTTAAATAAATAAAATTAGATTTTAAAAACCGTAATAATAAATATATTAAATTTATCACTTACCAATCTAAAATTTACAATATTTGATAATCATATATTTATTTGCAATTGTGTGCTAAATTTTAAAGATATCTGGATATTTTGTGATTTGTGCGAGCGCCATTATGTTACCCGGTTTTATTTTGACATTTTTTAAATATATTATTATTCGGAATTTTGGCGCTATATGCTTTATTATGGGATTTTATAGATAAAAAATGTAGAATTTCTGCAAGTAACTTGTAATTCAGTAAAAATGATAATGTCAAAAACAACATTAAATTTCAGACTAAAACGCATAAAATTTTTTTGTCATTTTTAATCTATAAATTTATGCGAAGGTAAAATTTAAAAATACCCTTCTCAAATTTTACAAACCGTTTTATATCTCATTCATCATAAAACAAAGCATCAAAACTATGAGACACAGCTCCTTTAAAAAAGACTTTATCATCGTTCTTTCTTAAATATAAAATTTCACCGCTTTTTGGCATTACTTTTACAACGTTTTGTAGATTAAAATTTATAACTCCTGTTATAAAGCATGCAGCCATTCCTGTTCCGCAAGCCAATGTCTCATCTTCCACTCCGCGTTCATAAGTTCTAACTCTTAAAATTTCATCTTTAAAGCTTGCAAAATTTACATTTGCATTATATTTTTTACGTAAATTTCTTGCAACTTCTATATTAAAATCATTCAGATCTTTTACAAAAGTAACCAAGTGAGGAACACCGGTATCGTAAAAACTCCATAAAAAACCGTTTTCACTGAAATTTTCAGCTTTTTTAACAGGTTTTGTCAATTCACTTTCAACTATTGCCAGATGTTTATTTATTTCGCAAATTTCAGCATTTATAATACCGGCACCGGTTAAAAATTTCATATTTTTATTTGCTATTTTATTTTCATAAGCAAAAAGCGCAGCTGCTCTTGAACCGTTTCCGCACATATCAGCTTTGCTTCCATCTGAATTATAAAAATCCCATGCAAAATCTATTTTGTCATTATTTAAATCTAAAATCAGACTTGATATTTTGTTTGAAATTTCAGATTTATTTTTAATGATTACTATTAAACCATCCGCTCCGATTCCTTTATGACGGTTGCAAATTTTGCGAGCCAAATTTGAATAATTGTGAAAGGAGTCGCTTTCAAAAATTACAAAATCATTTCCGCTTGCGTTATATTTTGAGATTTTTATACTCATTTTTAAGACCTTTTATAAATTTTAAAATTTCGCTTTCCAAATGTTTTAAATCGCCGCTGTTATCAATGACAAAATTTGCCATTTCACGTTTTTTTTCTATATTCATTTGTAAATTTATTCTATTTTTTGCTTCTTCATCATTTAAATGATTTCTTTTTTTTATACGCTCTTTTAAAATTTCATTTTTTGCGTAAACCACTACGACTTTTTTAAAATTTTTGTAATTGTTTTTTTCATAAAACAGTGGAATATCCACAAAATAAGGAAATCCCGAAATTTCAGGTAATTCGCAATTTTTATAAATTTTATCTCTGATTTTCGGATGCAAAAAATTTTCTAACATTTCAAGTTTATTTTTATCTTTAAAAACTAAATTTCCAAGCTTTTGGCGCGAAATTTTACCGTTTTCCAAAATTTGCTTTCCAAAAATTTCAGTTATTTTGTCTGTATTTTTTTCTAAAATTTCGTGCGTAATTTTATCGGCATCGATTACGTGAAAACCGTAAAGTTTCAAAAAATTTGCCACCGTGCTTTTTCCTGAACCTATCGTTCCTGTCAGCACAAACGCATTTTGATACATAAAAACCCCAATTTCATTTTTATTTTATACAATTTTAGCTAAAATTGGCTTTTATTTGATTAAAGGATTAAAAATGATAAGCTACAAAGAAGCCGGTGTCGATATCGACGCGGGAAACAGTTTTGTTAATGAAATAAAACCGTTTGTAAAAGATACTTTTACGCCTTTGGTTCTTGGTGGAATCGGTTCTTTCAGCGGAGCTGTGCGTTTGCCTGTCGGATATAAAAATCCTGCAATTTTAGGTGCAACGGACGGTGTCGGTACAAAACTTAGACTTGCGATTGATGCCGGCAAAGTTGATTTTGTAGGACAAGATTTAGTTGCAATGTGTGTAAATGATTTAATTTGCAATTTTGCCGAGCCGATTTTCTTTTTGGATTATTATGCTACCGCAAAGCTTGAAATAGAAACCGCGAAACGCGTAGTAGCAGGAATTGCAAAAGGTTGCAAAATGGCAAATTGCGCTTTAATCGGAGGAGAAACAGCTGAAATGCCTTCTATGTATGAAGGGAAAGATTTTGATTTGGCCGGATTTGCCGTAGGAATTGCTGAAATTGATGAAATTGATCGCACAAAATTTGTAAAAGAAGATGATGTTCTTTTAGCGCTTCCAAGCACAGGACTCCACTCAAACGGTTTTTCTTTGGCAAGAAAAGTTGTAAATGATTTGGGGCTTAAATTTGATGAAAAAATCGGTGAAAAAAGTTTAATTGATACACTTTTGGAACCGACAAGAATTTATGTAAAAGATTTCTTAAAATTAAAAAGTCATATTCACGCGCTTGCGCATATTACAGGCGGCGGCTTGATAGAAAATTTACCGCGTGTTTTCAGAGCGGGTCTTGGCGCTAAAATAGAAAAATCAGCAATTAGAACACCTGAAATTTTTAAAATTATCGCAAAAATGGTAGATTCACATGAAATGCAAAGAACTTTCAATAACGGCGTAGGACTTGTCATCGTTGCAGGTAAAGATGAAGCGGATTTTATTCTTTCAAACTCGGATGCTTATATAATCGGTGAAGTTTGCAAAGGAGAAGGTGTAAAGATTTTATAACTTTTTCATTTTTTTAAGTCTGTAAATTTAGGATAACTTAAACGTTATCCTAAATTTTAGTGTTTAATTATTTTAATTATTGCATTTGAGCGGAGTTTTTGATTGAAATTTTCGATTGCCTTTTTACGCTCGCTTATCGTATAAGCTTCTATTGCTTTTTGTTGCGCTTCTTCAAAACTTATTTTATTAACGCCGTTTTTAGAATTCACCTTAAACATTTCATAACCCAGTTTTGTTGGAATTATCGGTGAAAAGCCATCAGGCCCTACATTTGATACGACATATCTAAGACTTTCATTCATTTGACTGTTTTTTAACACACCGCTAATTT from Campylobacter hominis ATCC BAA-381 carries:
- a CDS encoding class I SAM-dependent methyltransferase, whose translation is MKKSNDNARFPSGKSGILTLQRMNKMHNIGSLWAIDKIKTNNENIKILDVGCGGGQNLLNFAEKFPNAKLFGIDYSPTSIKFCAKNCKNLIGENRLKLELCDIHKTNFKEREFDIVSAFETLYFWKNLDACFAEIKRILKLNGLFFIFLEGTTKETLNEWNKSVELANMLTCNELVEILQRNDFKDVEFFTLENSEKSCFFAYKK
- the dapF gene encoding diaminopimelate epimerase, producing MKISKYNASGNDFVIFESDSFHNYSNLARKICNRHKGIGADGLIVIIKNKSEISNKISSLILDLNNDKIDFAWDFYNSDGSKADMCGNGSRAAALFAYENKIANKNMKFLTGAGIINAEICEINKHLAIVESELTKPVKKAENFSENGFLWSFYDTGVPHLVTFVKDLNDFNIEVARNLRKKYNANVNFASFKDEILRVRTYERGVEDETLACGTGMAACFITGVINFNLQNVVKVMPKSGEILYLRKNDDKVFFKGAVSHSFDALFYDE
- the coaE gene encoding dephospho-CoA kinase (Dephospho-CoA kinase (CoaE) performs the final step in coenzyme A biosynthesis.), translating into MYQNAFVLTGTIGSGKSTVANFLKLYGFHVIDADKITHEILEKNTDKITEIFGKQILENGKISRQKLGNLVFKDKNKLEMLENFLHPKIRDKIYKNCELPEISGFPYFVDIPLFYEKNNYKNFKKVVVVYAKNEILKERIKKRNHLNDEEAKNRINLQMNIEKKREMANFVIDNSGDLKHLESEILKFIKGLKNEYKNLKI
- the purM gene encoding phosphoribosylformylglycinamidine cyclo-ligase — encoded protein: MISYKEAGVDIDAGNSFVNEIKPFVKDTFTPLVLGGIGSFSGAVRLPVGYKNPAILGATDGVGTKLRLAIDAGKVDFVGQDLVAMCVNDLICNFAEPIFFLDYYATAKLEIETAKRVVAGIAKGCKMANCALIGGETAEMPSMYEGKDFDLAGFAVGIAEIDEIDRTKFVKEDDVLLALPSTGLHSNGFSLARKVVNDLGLKFDEKIGEKSLIDTLLEPTRIYVKDFLKLKSHIHALAHITGGGLIENLPRVFRAGLGAKIEKSAIRTPEIFKIIAKMVDSHEMQRTFNNGVGLVIVAGKDEADFILSNSDAYIIGEVCKGEGVKIL